In the Schistocerca gregaria isolate iqSchGreg1 unplaced genomic scaffold, iqSchGreg1.2 ptg000875l, whole genome shotgun sequence genome, one interval contains:
- the LOC126323927 gene encoding uncharacterized protein LOC126323927 → MKSSTSKLFTCMLILAYITKYVIAAADNAGVSSLPVVSDNASATSATQPTSSANLPQQPSNTTVQQNSSQPERPGSDSQVKQQVPVLDPKNPHPFGGLVPILECVDFEADGTTVAYFGYNNPNPNEVMVQTGKYNQFTPEPEARSQTVIFSSGRSFPYPVSAFHVRSSQKSYYWQLNGYQVLVDENSNRCRKDWICIYIDLSHPLNVDQQVLARILSSTSIIMGIGENHINLHTAKQSSSLTRIVVNVTRSAENDDSVIDPSESVSRLFRDNNLYSQYITLLRGSSHMNPVLVRPSSTGLEKIGVEVGKPMSIFESNIETNPNSANNNAGNSVVTSNSSGNSNNTYGKNPASPYSSDSNVKNGSMSAFSNNSTSGNNTNYSPGNSKIPTTATPSTSQNGIVLSNSVDANTPITSANTDDPVKSNSAQGITTTTGTTGTTLVASSVAGGFTYGGLKILIASVFANILLQQLCI, encoded by the exons ATGAAGTCTAGTACATCCAAGTTATTTACGTGCATGCTCATTCTGGCTTATATAACCAAATATGTTATAGCGGCCGCGGACAATGCTGGAGTGTCTAGTCTACCTGTTGTTTCAGACAATGCATCTGCTACCAGTGCAACCCAACCCACAAGTTCAGCTAACTTACCCCAACAACCGAGTAATACTACTGTACAGCAAAATTCTAGCCAGCCAGAAC GTCCTGGAAGCGATAGCCAAGTTAAACAACAAGTACCAGTACTAGATC CCAAAAATCCGCATCCATTTGGAGGTTTGGTGCCAATTTTAGAATGTGTTGATTTTGAAGCAGATGGAACAACTGTTGCCTACTTCGGATATAATAATCCCAACCCCAACGAAGTAATGGTGCAAACGGGAAAATACAACCAATTTACCCCTGAGCCTGAG GCTCGAAGCCAAACAGTCATATTTTCCTCTGGTAGGTCTTTCCCTTACCCTGTATCGGCTTTCCATGTCAGGTCTTCACAAAAAAGCTATTACTGGCAGCTTAATGGCTATCAAGTTTTAGTTGATGAAAATTCCAATCGATGTAGGAAAGATTGGATTTGCATTTACATCGATCTCTCACATCCTTTGAATGTTGATCAACAGGTATTAGCACGTATCCTGTCCTCCACATCTATTATCATGGGTATTGGAGAGAATCACATAAACTTGCACACAGCAAAACAATCATCTAGCCTCACTCGTATTGTTGTTAATGTAACGCGGAGTGCTGAGAATGATGATTCCGTCATTGATCCTTCCGAAAGTGTTAGCAGATTGTTCAGGGACAACAATTTATACTCGCAATACATAACGTTGTTAAGAGGCTCTTCACACATGAATCCAGTGTTAGTTCGCCCTAGTTCTACTGGACTCGAGAAAATAGGAGTTGAAGTGGGGAAGCCAATGTCCATCTTTGAATCTAATATTGAAACAAATCCCAATAGTGCTAATAATAATGCAGGCAATAGCGTTGTCACATCTAATTCCTCAGGTAATAGCAATAATACATATGGTAAAAACCCTGCTTCCCCATACAGTAGTGATAGCAACGTTAAAAATGGTAGCATGTCTGCTTTTTCAAACAACAGCACAAGTGGAAATAATACGAACTATAGTCCTGGCAATTCTAAAATACCTACAACTGCAACCCCTTCTACTTCACAGAACGGAATAGTTCTTTCGAACTCTGTAGATGCTAACACTCCAATAACAAGTGCGAATACTGATGATCCGGTAAAAAGTAATAGTGCCCAAGGCATTACAACTACTACAGGTACTACAGGCACTACATTAGTAGCATCATCTGTGGCTGGTGGCTTCACATATGGAggtcttaaaattttaattgccAGCGTGTTTGCGAATATTCTGTTGCAGCAGTTGTGCATATAG